The genomic segment AACAGAAAAATTTGCCCGGCATCTAAAGCTACTGATCTTTCTTTTTTTGATTGTACCGATGGTATTGTTAGCGGGGTTCGTGGAGTTTCGATTCCGCTCGCTCCAGTCGAGTATTCCACACCTGGTCCCTGGGCTTCGTGACGAGGCTCGTATGGAGATAGACGTGATGCCGTGGCATCCTGTCGAAGGCCAACGGCTGTACGTGCCAGCGTACTCACATGTCTATCACGAAAAGGGTGAACCGTATTTCTTGACCGTCACTCTCAACATCCGCAATACAGACATTGATAACGAAATCGTGGTAACGTCGGTTCGCTACTTTGACACCAGCGGCAACGAACTGCGATCGATGTTGAAAAAAACGATCAAGCTCGGTCCTTTGGCGGCAACGGAGTTTGTGGTTGATCGAGACGACAAGTCAGGTGGTAGTGGTGCGAGTTTTATTGTCGAATGGCAAGCGGGTACAAAAGTCAATCAGCCGCTTGTCGAAACCGTGATGATCGACACGCAAGGCCAGCAAGGGGTATCGTTCATTGCCCCGTCCGTCGTGTTAAGTGAGCGGGCCGAATAGAGTCGCACCAGCTTGTAATCGCCATCTGCAACCAATCAACCATATTATGCTAAGTATCGACACTCTCATTCTGATCACCGGTATCCTGCTGCTGCTTGGCATCGTGTCCAACAAGTTTTCGGCGCGATTGGGAATGCCCGTTTTGGTTTTGTTCATTCTGGTGGGGATGTTGGCGGGGTCGGAGGGGATTGGTGGGATTGAGTTCGAGGACTATTCGCTTGCTAATAGTATTGGAACAATCGCGCTCTGTTTGATCTTGTTTGATGGCGGTCTTCGTACACCCATCCAAACGATTCGGTCCGCCTGGAAACCGGCTGGAATCCTGGCGTCGGTGGGGGTGTTAATCACGGCCGTGATCACTGGCTTGGCGGCGTCGTGGATATTAAACTTGTCGTGGCTCGAGGGCCTGTTGCTAGGCAGTATCGTTGGTTCGACCGATGCTTCGGTCGTCTTTTCCGTATTGCGCAGCGGCGGCGTGAATATCCGCCGAAGGTTGGCCGATACGCTCGAAGTTGAAAGCGGATCAAATGATCCCATGGCGATTTTTTTAACGGTAGGGTTAATTCAAGTCCTGACGGGATTGGTGCCGGTTGGCCTTGGGGTGGTCACTTTGTTTTTGAACCAGATGATCGTGGGTGCCGTCATCGGAGTCACGGTTGGTTGGAGCGGCGTGTGGTTGCTAAAGCAAATCCGACTTGACGCCGCGGGGTTGTACCCGGTCATCGCGACGGCGATGGGATTGTTGTCGTTTGGTTCGGCCGTCGCGTTGGGAGGCAGCGGTTTTCTAGCGGTTTACTTAACGGGAATTGTGATTGGGAACCGGCGTCCCGTCTTCCACCGAGGCATCTTGTTGTTTCATGACGCGGTGGCATGGATTTGTCAGATACTGATGTTTGTCGCGTTGGGGATTTTGTCATTTCCTAGTCGCTTGCTCGAAGCGGCGCCTTCGGCATTGCTTATTTCCGTCGTGCTGATATTTGTCGCTCGCCCGATAGCTGTGTTTTTGTGTGCGTGGCCCTTTAAATTTGCGGTTCGCGAAAAGATCTTTTTGTCCTGGGTCGGATTAAAAGGAGCCGTTCCCATTACACTTGCGACGTTCCCAATGCTGGCGGGACTTCCAGGAGCCTCGCTGATGTTCGACATCGTTTTTTTCGTGGTCCTGGTTTCCGCGGTCGTTCAAGGTTGGAGTTTGCCACCGGTTGCTCGGTACTTGAAATTGGAAATACCGACAAGGCAGCCGCCGCCGGTGACCTTGGAAATCAGCTCCTTGCGAGACTTTGAAGGCGATATTGTCGATTACTTTGTTGACGAAAACTGTCGGGTTGCAGGTCGTTTGATTAGGGATCTGGCGTTGCCAGAGGGAGTCGTGATCGCGTTGATCGCTCGCGCCGAGCAACTGATTCCCCCGCAAGGACGTTCCCAGATACAAGCGGGTGACCATGTTATCGTCGTTTTGCGTCCACAAGTTCGCCCGATCGTCGATCGCATCTTCGCTCATGGCCAACAGAGTCCAACGGCATTGCCAACCGCTCTTGAATTTCCGCTACGGGGATCAATCAAGGTAAGCGAGTTAGAACAGTTTTATGATATACGACTCGACGCAAACCCAGACGCGACGCTCGATGACCTCATCCGAGAGCGACTGAGGACAAAGAATATCCAATTGGGCTCAACCGTGCGTTTTGAGAAAATCGAACTGCATGTCCGCGAGGTCTCCCATGACGGCATCGTCGAATATGTGGGAATGACGATTTTGCCTGGGGGCGAAGAGACGAACGCTATGAGGTGACGATAGCTGTAGCGTGGCTAGCCGAGTTGACGGCGGAAATAGCTCATGCTGAGTCCGTAAATTGCAGCGCCGAACAATGCAATCGCAAGAATCGAATCCCAAAGCAGTCCGATACCGGATCCCTTGAGCATGATGCCCAGACTGGCGTCAATGTAATGGTGCAAGGGAGCGACCGCGCTGAGGGCTCGAAGAACCGATGGCATGTTTTCTGGCGGCGTCCACGCTCCAGATAAAAACACCATGGGGATGAAGATGAGGGCGGTTAACATACCTACCTGCGCGAGATTTCGGGCAATGGTGGCTAGCAACATGCCGATTCCAGCCGTCGTAAACACATAGACCGCCGTTACCACCATGAACAATGTCAAGCTACCGCGAAACGGTACACCGAAGCAGGGTTGTAGGATCAAGTGGATAGTGATGAAGGTGCCGACCAAGATCACACTCGTCATCGCAAGCACTTTTGGAAACATCATCTGAAACGTGGACAACGGCGAGACCATCAGCTGTTCAATGGTTCCCCTTTCTTTCTCACGCGCCATCGCGGATGCCGGTAGCAGGATCGCAAACATGGTGATGACGTTCAGCATCTCGACGACCGACATGAACCATGCGTCGTTCTGATTGGCGTTGTACCAGACGCGGTGTTCTTCTTGAATGATTGGAGCGACCTGTTGGTTAACGCCGATTCCCTCGCGTTTCGTGGCAGCTTCCAGTCCGTATTGCCCGGCGATCTGCTCGCCGTAGCTCGTCGCCAAGAATCCGAGCACGGGATTCGATGTGTCGATTTGCAGCTGCACACTCGCCGTGTCTCCGCTTAGCAGTGATTCTTGGAATTGCGGCGGGATATCGAGCACCATCATTGCTTCGCCGCGATCGAGTAAATCGATACTTTCGCCATGATTGAGCACCTCGCCATCAATTCTAAATTGCGGCGGACGGAAGCGATGGATCAGTTCGCGTGATGCGAAACTGTGGTCCGAATCATGCACCTGCAATGCTGCGTTTTGAAGTTGCATGCTGACACCGGATCCAGCGAGGAAGACTTCGAGCGTGAATGCATAGATCATAAATACGATCAATATGCGGTCGCGGTAGAGTTGCAGATACTCTTTGATCGTCATCACTCGCATGCGATTCCACCAGACGACCAACCCGCGAATGCGATTCGCGCGTCTGGTTTCTTGAGATGATTGGCGATGCTCCTGCTCTTCCTCTTGGCTGCCCGATATTGTGGTACTCATGTGCTTGGCCTCTTGTGGAACATTCGATAACCGATCGTCATCAACCCAATCGCGTAAAGGGCAAGCACAAGAACATCGGGCCAAAGTTCGCGTAGTCCGACTCCTTTCATGAACGTGCCAACAATGATGTTGGTGTAGTACATTGCCGGTAGTGCGTGGGCCGTTGCCTGTGCCGATTCACTCAGCGAAGAGATGGGAACGATTACGCCTGAGTAAAGAATGGAGGGAATCACTGTGACGATAAACGTCACCACCATCGCCGCCACTTGGGTTTTTACCAACACGGAAACAACCAATCCCAGACCTGTCGTGCAGATGATGTACAGCAGTGTTGCCGGGACAAAAAACAACAGACTGCCTTTGAAGGGTGCTCCGAAAAGCTGGGTCGCGATCAGCCAAAGAATCGCGGCGTTTGCAGAGGAAATCCCGACATAGGGAATCAATTTTCCGAAAAGAAATTCAAGCCGCGTGACGGTCGATGAATAGATGTTGTAGATCGAGCCGCGTTCTTTCTCGCGAACGATTCCGAGTGCTGTGTAGAACGGTGGCGTCATCATCAGGATGACCATGATCAATCGCGGGGCAATCGCCCAGTCGCTTTTCATGCTTTGGTTGTAAAGGTATCTCGCTTCCAATTTGACTGGTCTTGCTGATCTGGCTGCTTCCGCGAGCGGAATCCCCCGCTTCTTCGAGATGAACGCGGCCAACAACTCACTGGTGAAGGCGGTGTTCATCGCTAACACATAGCCCCTGGTTGTTTGGGCGCGAAATGGAAACGTTCCGTCAATGATTGTTTGAACAACAACCGGACGCCCGCCAAGGAGTTCTTTTTGAAAGTTTTCGGGGATGATGATGGCAGCGCGGATCTTGTTGTCCGCCAAGAGCGGTGGCAGTTCATGACGATCTAACGCGTAACCCTTGAAGTCGAAGTAACGCGAGTCGATAAAGCGATACGAATATTCGCGGCTGAGAGCCGAGCCATCACGATCGACAATCGCGAGCGGGATGTCTTCCACATCGAGCGACAGCCCATAGCCAACGACCAACATTAGCGACAGCGGCACCAGGAACGTCAAGGCGAGAAACATGCGGTCACGCACAATCTCTCGCCATTCCTTGGATGCTACGGCGGCGACGCGGCGGATGTTCATTGCTTCGCCTCATCGGCTTTCTCGAGTGCTAGCACACGGTTGACGAACACATCTTCCATCGTCAAGGGCTGTTCGGACACAGACAGAACGTGAATGCCATCGTCGGTGAGAGCGTTTCTGACACGTTGTTCGGCCTCGATCGGGTCGGGAGCAAGCAGATGAATGCGTTTCCCGAATAAGGAGACGCCTGCGAATCCGCACGATTCCATGACATCGAGCGCCGCGAGCGGGTTGTCCGTTGTTACTTCTAGCAGTTGTCCCGATTCTTTGCGAAGGTCTGCCTTGAGTTCG from the Novipirellula aureliae genome contains:
- a CDS encoding ABC transporter permease translates to MSTTISGSQEEEQEHRQSSQETRRANRIRGLVVWWNRMRVMTIKEYLQLYRDRILIVFMIYAFTLEVFLAGSGVSMQLQNAALQVHDSDHSFASRELIHRFRPPQFRIDGEVLNHGESIDLLDRGEAMMVLDIPPQFQESLLSGDTASVQLQIDTSNPVLGFLATSYGEQIAGQYGLEAATKREGIGVNQQVAPIIQEEHRVWYNANQNDAWFMSVVEMLNVITMFAILLPASAMAREKERGTIEQLMVSPLSTFQMMFPKVLAMTSVILVGTFITIHLILQPCFGVPFRGSLTLFMVVTAVYVFTTAGIGMLLATIARNLAQVGMLTALIFIPMVFLSGAWTPPENMPSVLRALSAVAPLHHYIDASLGIMLKGSGIGLLWDSILAIALFGAAIYGLSMSYFRRQLG
- a CDS encoding potassium/proton antiporter, with amino-acid sequence MLSIDTLILITGILLLLGIVSNKFSARLGMPVLVLFILVGMLAGSEGIGGIEFEDYSLANSIGTIALCLILFDGGLRTPIQTIRSAWKPAGILASVGVLITAVITGLAASWILNLSWLEGLLLGSIVGSTDASVVFSVLRSGGVNIRRRLADTLEVESGSNDPMAIFLTVGLIQVLTGLVPVGLGVVTLFLNQMIVGAVIGVTVGWSGVWLLKQIRLDAAGLYPVIATAMGLLSFGSAVALGGSGFLAVYLTGIVIGNRRPVFHRGILLFHDAVAWICQILMFVALGILSFPSRLLEAAPSALLISVVLIFVARPIAVFLCAWPFKFAVREKIFLSWVGLKGAVPITLATFPMLAGLPGASLMFDIVFFVVLVSAVVQGWSLPPVARYLKLEIPTRQPPPVTLEISSLRDFEGDIVDYFVDENCRVAGRLIRDLALPEGVVIALIARAEQLIPPQGRSQIQAGDHVIVVLRPQVRPIVDRIFAHGQQSPTALPTALEFPLRGSIKVSELEQFYDIRLDANPDATLDDLIRERLRTKNIQLGSTVRFEKIELHVREVSHDGIVEYVGMTILPGGEETNAMR
- a CDS encoding ABC transporter permease produces the protein MNIRRVAAVASKEWREIVRDRMFLALTFLVPLSLMLVVGYGLSLDVEDIPLAIVDRDGSALSREYSYRFIDSRYFDFKGYALDRHELPPLLADNKIRAAIIIPENFQKELLGGRPVVVQTIIDGTFPFRAQTTRGYVLAMNTAFTSELLAAFISKKRGIPLAEAARSARPVKLEARYLYNQSMKSDWAIAPRLIMVILMMTPPFYTALGIVREKERGSIYNIYSSTVTRLEFLFGKLIPYVGISSANAAILWLIATQLFGAPFKGSLLFFVPATLLYIICTTGLGLVVSVLVKTQVAAMVVTFIVTVIPSILYSGVIVPISSLSESAQATAHALPAMYYTNIIVGTFMKGVGLRELWPDVLVLALYAIGLMTIGYRMFHKRPST
- a CDS encoding DUF3124 domain-containing protein, which codes for MSTPICEEETEKFARHLKLLIFLFLIVPMVLLAGFVEFRFRSLQSSIPHLVPGLRDEARMEIDVMPWHPVEGQRLYVPAYSHVYHEKGEPYFLTVTLNIRNTDIDNEIVVTSVRYFDTSGNELRSMLKKTIKLGPLAATEFVVDRDDKSGGSGASFIVEWQAGTKVNQPLVETVMIDTQGQQGVSFIAPSVVLSERAE